The following is a genomic window from Fusarium verticillioides 7600 chromosome 5, whole genome shotgun sequence.
TGTAGGTCATGATCCGAGCCGAAGAATGATCGCAACAATCCATTGAGCTGTTCACCTTCGATGAGAAACGCATCATGCCCATCGTCGCTCTGGAGCGTTGCAAAAGTTGCATTCTTCAAACCCTGGGACAAGAAAATTTGCTCAGAGAGTGGGTAGAGACCATCAGTAGGGACCCCGACAACCAATGTGCGCTGTCGAATCTGACCGAGGACTTTGAGCAtagcctcatcatctgaaaACCCCGGGTACCGGCCACGGGCGATGTCATGGGAATCGATCTTGTCCAAGATATGCAGGTAGCAGTTGGCGTCAAAGCGAGCATTGAACTTTTCTCCTTGATAACGCAGATAGCTTTGCGCCAAGAATATACCCGACTTGTCATAGTGCCCATCATCTCGCGCTGCACACTGCACATCGACCGCGAATGGCACACGGTTACCGTTGACTTTCGAGAGCATCTTATTGGGCGCCGCGTAAGTCTCCAACCTGCGTCTTCCGAATCGCTTTTCGAAAGATGAGTGCGTTCGGTACGATATCATGGCTGCCATGCGTGCAGCCGCGAGGCCATCTCGAGGAGGATCGTCACCGTAGCGCCCACTACGGAACTTGGGATCGGACTTTATGGTTGCCCGTTGGTTCTCACTCCAGGCTATGGCCCAAGGACTTTGTCTGGCTGCGGTCGCGACGAGAACCATGGATCGTACGAAATGCTGGCCAAGCAATGCCCACTCCAGCGCCATCATGCCGCCCATGCTGCCTCCTATAACGCAATATATCGATCGCACCCCGAGCAATTCAACGGCTATCTTTTGGATTCTATTCGGGAAAGCGAGTCAGCCTTTAGCTACGCCTAGACTAGAGCGTATACTTACCGTACATCGTCACGAATAGTTGTTTTCGGGAACGTGTGTCCATAATAAGATGCACTGCCTGGTCTTACAGATAGCGGGCTCGATGAGCCATATGGACTTCCTAAGGAATTgcagcagatgatgcagaacCTGTTGGGATCAAGGATTGGGTTCTCAGGACATGATAAAAGCGGTGACCACCAGTCCGCAGCATCAGCACTGCCGGAAAGTGCGTGGCATATGATGACGGCATTGGTTTTCTGAGTGTTAAGTCGACCCTTTACAGTGAAGGCCACCGTCGCGTTGGTCAGGACTTCTCCTGACTCAAGCATGAACCTATCAATCGTCGTGTATAGCTGCGTTGGCAGCTGGTCCTGCATTGCATGTTGACCGCCTTGCCATCGAATCAGTGATTGCATGTAATTAGAGGGCTGCTTGACGTACTGCTTGACGTGATAGGTGATGGAAACGGTTCGTCTACTGTCATTGCACCAGTGGTATACAATTGTTCCAGATGTTATGGGTAATGCAGCCGCTTTGATCCaccagcttcatcacatGAATGGAACTCAACTACAAAGACATTTGAAGTACATGCCTAAAGTACTTACTGACACGGGATTCAAACTCTACTAACAGATCATTTTGGTTCAAACGCATGTATAGACGTGCATGTTGACAAAGGTTCAGGGTAAGTTGTAAGGCCAAGACGGCTCGGTCCGTTATCAGTGACTGTGCATTAGCGCGATGACCTTGCATTGACTGGGATGTTGACCTTGCAGGTGGAGGTTCCAAGCTACGACCTCTCatgagggaagagaagaggtgcttgtcaacaaccaacagctaTTCCGGAGCATGACCTCCGATTTTGTTCGTGGGTGTAGCCAACAATGGAACTTATGAGAGATGTCTTGTTGGGGAGACGGGCACGTGAAATACGTGGTCGCAAACATACGTGATGTGATGAATGGCATTGTGCCGTGCCATATAGGTAAAGCGCCAAAGTCAGGCTCAATCTGAGGTCTTGAGGGTATTGCCACTGCCACCTATTCTCCCATCCATTGCAACCGTCCCCTGCGGGCGTGATACCTACAGGCCTTGTGCgcatcagcatcagtctGGCAGATGCGCTCTCAGTGGCCGAGGCCATTCGGCCAACACCATGTCCCTGACATTCCTGAGAAGAGGGAGGTGACTGCGGAACAAGATGCAGGTTTCTTGAGCAAACTTTGGTTTGCTTGGCTCAGTCCGCTCATGACCGTGAGGCTATACCCGCCTGTCTATCTATGTTGTATATGTAATGTTTCTACGTGCTGACAGTTAGAACTT
Proteins encoded in this region:
- a CDS encoding homoserine O-acetyltransferase, producing MQSLIRWQGGQHAMQDQLPTQLYTTIDRFMLESGEVLTNATVAFTVKGRLNTQKTNAVIICHALSGSADAADWWSPLLSCPENPILDPNRFCIICCNSLGSPYGSSSPLSVRPGSASYYGHTFPKTTIRDDVRIQKIAVELLGVRSIYCVIGGSMGGMMALEWALLGQHFVRSMVLVATAARQSPWAIAWSENQRATIKSDPKFRSGRYGDDPPRDGLAAARMAAMISYRTHSSFEKRFGRRRLETYAAPNKMLSKVNGNRVPFAVDVQCAARDDGHYDKSGIFLAQSYLRYQGEKFNARFDANCYLHILDKIDSHDIARGRYPGFSDDEAMLKVLGQIRQRTLVVGVPTDGLYPLSEQIFLSQGLKNATFATLQSDDGHDAFLIEGEQLNGLLRSFFGSDHDLQTSIE